A genomic segment from Lutibacter sp. A80 encodes:
- a CDS encoding LytTR family DNA-binding domain-containing protein, with the protein MNKTTAIIVDDEKNALESLALKVEKYFPQVTITHKFQNPKLALEEINNNHPQLLFLDIEMPVLSGLDLLSKIENPNFEIIFVTAYNQYAIDAIKHCAIGYIVKPIDNDELKNAINNAIKNIEQKTALEKNRQLLENLISNGNSTIVIPTQKGLSFIKTSEIIRFEGIDGYTKIVLKNSSILSSYSIGKFSNSPKLNNFFSIHKSHFINLNYVSDFLNEGYVILNNNDKLPIAKARRKDFLEKIQHI; encoded by the coding sequence ATGAATAAAACAACTGCTATAATTGTTGATGATGAAAAAAATGCTCTGGAAAGTTTAGCATTAAAAGTTGAAAAATATTTTCCACAAGTAACTATTACGCATAAATTTCAAAACCCAAAATTGGCATTAGAAGAAATTAATAATAACCACCCACAATTGTTATTTTTAGATATTGAAATGCCCGTATTAAGCGGATTAGATTTACTTTCTAAAATTGAAAATCCAAATTTCGAAATCATTTTTGTAACCGCTTATAACCAATACGCTATTGATGCCATAAAACATTGCGCCATTGGCTATATAGTTAAACCTATTGATAATGATGAGTTAAAAAATGCCATAAACAATGCTATAAAAAACATTGAACAAAAAACTGCTTTAGAAAAAAATAGACAATTATTAGAAAACCTAATTTCAAACGGAAACTCAACCATTGTAATTCCAACACAAAAAGGGTTAAGTTTTATTAAAACTTCAGAAATTATTAGGTTTGAAGGTATTGATGGATACACCAAAATTGTGCTTAAAAATTCATCTATACTTAGCTCGTACAGCATTGGTAAATTTTCAAATTCACCTAAACTAAACAACTTTTTTTCTATCCATAAATCTCATTTTATAAATTTAAATTATGTGTCCGATTTTTTAAATGAAGGTTATGTTATTTTAAATAACAACGATAAATTACCTATTGCTAAAGCCAGACGGAAAGATTTTTTAGAAAAAATTCAACATATTTAA
- a CDS encoding histidine kinase yields MKNLKLHITIIFTLVMWSFSFAQQFTNYSIKDGLPSNHIYTIRQDTKGFLWFLTDKGMVRYNGSEFKNFTTKNGLPKNDVWDAFTTPDSKVWYITKTTELGYIENDSVFSFPTKNEGEIMNPIFSSQIGEKIYPTGPTKTFALKNNKWEIILNNIGSRDRINIKHPSVKYLNLTKLQDTLKIIDHKNSVIKKLTYKPYINVLARRKQLNDSLYCWVTENDYLILNLNTLKLRFSTFKDEKGLEKAKHARINIINNKIQISGTGFVGFLDKELHIKDAYLFPKHIDSHFAIVDKTNTIWLATFSNGIYKLPYVKRNITYLNNLNTGKFSIINNDLYTNIYNKGFYKFNSKINSFEQFLKIEDYPYKPTEIKELNTSFFPSKFTISTLKNNVLKTIDYRNTRLITNPLSYNIVYFKNNLYGLFPFGLNRINASTLEIEKEFYQSGCNFLIKFKNRLLIATNNGLKEFKNDTIKSINFTNQAFEKSILSINNISEKLLLLNTDGFGSFITDLKTINRLPNSDFLIVENAFVEKNQLWLATNEGVYRYTNYKLETIINANNGLPSNNINDVLIHKNKIFISTNNGVVILPKDQKNISQFLKIYIEKAAYNGSKINNHKRTFKYIKDNNTTFSIASINFNENNKDFTYQYKLHPVQKNWITTNSNNINFTDLEPNNYTLEVKANNYSENYSFQITALWYQRTISKFLIFFLILGTLILILFKIRDRELTKKTNKINAQKKLAEYELHALRSQMNPHFVFNSLNSIQYYITKNEIELSEKYLVRFSRLIRKFFDFSRDKFISLEQEISLLNNYLEIEKMRFGDEFNYKFNIDKSLNLNDQKIPSMLLQPIVENSVNHGLFHNEGKGTIVINFKHQAINQYTVEIIDNGIGLKKAKQIKDQSIKTHISKSSDIIKDRIHLLNQSHEWFVTYNIYEIENNGGTCVKLTFKKNE; encoded by the coding sequence TTGAAAAATCTTAAACTCCATATTACTATAATTTTCACTTTAGTTATGTGGAGTTTTTCTTTTGCGCAACAGTTTACCAATTATTCTATTAAAGATGGTTTACCAAGTAATCACATTTATACTATCCGGCAAGACACAAAAGGATTTCTATGGTTTTTAACCGATAAAGGAATGGTTAGATATAACGGTAGTGAATTTAAAAACTTTACAACTAAAAATGGACTTCCAAAAAATGATGTTTGGGATGCATTTACAACACCCGATTCTAAAGTGTGGTACATAACAAAAACTACAGAGTTAGGATATATAGAAAACGATAGTGTATTTTCTTTTCCAACTAAAAATGAAGGAGAAATTATGAATCCTATTTTTTCTAGTCAAATTGGAGAAAAGATATATCCCACCGGACCAACCAAAACTTTTGCATTGAAAAACAATAAATGGGAAATTATTCTGAATAATATAGGGTCTAGAGATCGAATAAATATTAAGCATCCTAGTGTAAAGTATTTAAACCTTACAAAACTTCAAGATACCCTAAAAATAATTGATCATAAAAATTCAGTAATAAAAAAACTCACTTATAAACCTTATATAAACGTATTAGCAAGAAGAAAGCAATTAAATGATTCTCTTTATTGTTGGGTTACTGAAAATGATTATCTAATCCTTAATTTAAACACCTTAAAACTAAGGTTTTCAACCTTTAAAGATGAAAAAGGTTTAGAAAAGGCAAAACATGCTAGAATAAATATAATTAATAATAAAATTCAAATCTCTGGAACTGGTTTTGTAGGTTTTTTAGACAAAGAGCTACATATAAAAGATGCTTATTTGTTTCCTAAGCACATAGACTCCCATTTTGCAATTGTAGATAAAACAAATACTATTTGGCTCGCTACTTTTTCTAATGGAATTTATAAATTACCCTATGTTAAAAGAAATATAACATATTTAAATAATCTAAATACGGGTAAATTTAGCATTATAAATAACGACCTTTATACCAATATTTATAATAAAGGTTTTTATAAATTTAATTCTAAAATAAATAGTTTCGAACAATTTTTAAAAATAGAAGACTACCCTTATAAACCAACGGAAATTAAAGAGTTAAACACTTCTTTTTTCCCTTCAAAATTTACTATTAGCACTCTAAAAAATAATGTTTTAAAAACTATTGACTATAGAAATACTAGGCTAATTACCAATCCATTATCCTATAATATCGTATATTTTAAAAATAATTTATACGGTCTTTTCCCCTTCGGATTAAATAGAATTAACGCCTCAACTTTAGAAATTGAAAAAGAATTCTACCAATCGGGTTGTAATTTCCTTATTAAATTCAAAAACCGATTATTGATAGCCACCAATAATGGATTAAAAGAATTTAAAAACGACACCATTAAGAGCATAAATTTCACCAATCAAGCCTTTGAAAAATCTATTTTATCTATCAACAATATTTCAGAAAAACTCCTTTTATTAAATACTGATGGCTTTGGAAGTTTTATTACCGACTTAAAAACAATAAATCGTTTACCAAATTCTGATTTTTTAATTGTTGAAAATGCTTTTGTAGAAAAAAATCAGCTTTGGTTAGCTACTAATGAAGGTGTTTACAGATACACTAACTATAAATTAGAAACCATTATAAATGCCAATAACGGTTTACCTTCAAATAATATAAATGACGTATTAATACATAAAAATAAAATTTTTATTAGCACTAACAATGGCGTTGTAATTCTGCCAAAAGACCAAAAAAACATTTCTCAATTTTTAAAAATTTACATAGAAAAAGCAGCTTATAACGGTAGCAAAATAAACAACCATAAACGTACTTTTAAATACATAAAAGATAACAATACAACGTTTTCTATTGCTAGTATAAATTTTAATGAAAACAATAAAGATTTTACATATCAATACAAATTACATCCAGTTCAAAAAAATTGGATTACTACTAATTCTAACAACATTAATTTTACTGATTTAGAACCAAATAATTACACTTTAGAAGTAAAAGCCAACAACTATTCAGAAAATTATAGTTTTCAAATAACAGCGTTGTGGTATCAACGTACTATCTCTAAATTTTTAATCTTCTTTCTTATTTTAGGAACTTTAATTTTAATTTTATTTAAAATTAGAGACCGAGAACTTACTAAAAAAACGAATAAAATAAATGCTCAAAAAAAATTAGCTGAATACGAATTACACGCCTTACGTTCGCAAATGAACCCTCATTTTGTGTTTAATTCACTCAATTCTATTCAATACTATATTACTAAAAATGAAATTGAATTATCTGAAAAATATTTGGTTCGGTTTTCACGATTAATTAGAAAATTCTTCGATTTCTCACGAGATAAATTTATTTCTCTAGAACAAGAAATTTCATTATTAAACAACTATTTAGAAATTGAAAAAATGCGCTTTGGAGATGAGTTTAATTATAAATTTAATATTGATAAAAGCCTTAATTTAAACGATCAAAAAATTCCTTCAATGCTTTTACAACCTATTGTAGAAAACTCTGTAAACCACGGTTTATTTCACAATGAAGGAAAAGGAACTATTGTAATAAATTTTAAACATCAGGCAATTAATCAATATACTGTTGAAATTATAGATAACGGTATTGGATTAAAAAAAGCAAAACAAATTAAAGACCAATCTATAAAAACTCACATTTCTAAATCTAGCGATATTATTAAAGATCGCATACATTTACTAAACCAATCACACGAGTGGTTTGTAACTTATAATATTTACGAAATTGAAAATAATGGTGGAACTTGCGTAAAACTAACTTTTAAAAAAAATGAATAA
- a CDS encoding thioesterase family protein has protein sequence MNFEVTFNTKWSDFDPNRHMRHTAYNDYAAEVRVRYFQEHGLSINEFAKLNIGPILFKEETSFLKEIHIGENITVKMELEGVSKGIERWRFKHQIFNQKGVLSAEIKVYGAWIDLYKRRLTTPPAEFVKILEDLPKTENFKEIPLKSEK, from the coding sequence ATGAATTTCGAAGTTACCTTTAATACAAAATGGTCAGATTTTGACCCAAACAGACATATGAGACATACAGCATATAACGATTATGCTGCTGAAGTTAGAGTTCGCTACTTTCAAGAACACGGTTTATCTATTAACGAATTTGCCAAACTAAATATTGGTCCAATTTTATTTAAAGAAGAAACTTCTTTTTTAAAAGAAATTCATATTGGCGAAAACATTACTGTTAAAATGGAATTAGAAGGTGTTTCTAAAGGAATTGAACGTTGGCGTTTTAAACACCAAATATTCAATCAAAAAGGGGTACTTTCTGCTGAAATAAAAGTTTATGGAGCATGGATAGACCTATATAAACGAAGACTAACAACTCCTCCTGCAGAATTTGTTAAGATTCTAGAAGATTTACCAAAAACCGAAAACTTTAAAGAAATACCATTAAAAAGTGAAAAATAG
- a CDS encoding putative metal-binding motif-containing protein, producing MKKLILKIGIPVTLLLIAVFIIGPACNDGFAYYYPDNDNDSFGDSTANSTAFQVSDPIPDGYVENYTDCDDTNADVYPGATEIPDNLIDEDCNGQIAITFYVDKDEDGFGNPDNPVVIEVDNFDDNAPNGYSWFAGDCDDNNASVNPKADEIRGNDIDDNCDGEIDIVEYYIDEDGDGYGSQNFAATDDGVTNNLDCDDNNAKVHPFTKEIKDGIDNDCDGLIDEII from the coding sequence GGCATTCCCGTAACATTACTTTTAATAGCTGTATTTATAATTGGGCCTGCATGTAATGATGGCTTTGCTTACTATTATCCAGACAATGATAATGATAGCTTTGGAGATTCTACAGCAAATTCAACTGCATTTCAAGTTAGCGACCCTATCCCAGATGGTTATGTTGAAAATTACACTGATTGTGATGACACAAATGCCGATGTATATCCAGGAGCAACAGAAATACCTGACAACCTAATTGATGAAGATTGTAATGGACAAATAGCAATTACTTTTTATGTAGATAAAGATGAAGACGGTTTTGGAAACCCAGATAATCCGGTGGTTATTGAAGTTGACAATTTTGACGATAATGCCCCAAATGGTTATTCTTGGTTTGCTGGTGATTGTGATGATAACAATGCAAGTGTAAACCCAAAAGCAGATGAAATTAGAGGAAATGATATAGATGATAATTGCGATGGTGAAATTGATATTGTTGAATACTATATAGATGAAGATGGAGATGGTTACGGATCTCAAAATTTTGCAGCTACAGATGATGGTGTAACCAACAACCTAGATTGTGATGATAACAATGCTAAAGTACATCCTTTTACAAAAGAAATAAAAGATGGTATTGACAACGATTGTGATGGTCTTATTGATGAAATAATTTAA